One Arachis hypogaea cultivar Tifrunner chromosome 18, arahy.Tifrunner.gnm2.J5K5, whole genome shotgun sequence genomic window, cggatcggatttaaGCTTAAAAACTATAGATATTGGATATGATCCGATGGTTTTAGTGCGGATCGAATCAAGATTTTGGTTATATCTGATTCGATCCGCGTTCATCCCTAGAGAGATTATTTGGAATGCTGGAAATTAGAATTCAATTAAGAGTTGAATGCTTTTTCTTACTTTAGAACAACTACAAATGAATGATTTGAATTCTTTtaagaattccaattcttattTATCCTTTATTTGTAAATTAGATCAAAAAgggaaaatttttattttaataaataaaataaatataataattatcaaaataaataatttaaaaaatacttatcgATTTAAATTTCacagtcttatctcgtttacagtggaATTCCGGACCCCATTTTGACTTAATCAACCTCTTTCTCCCCTCTTTTAACCCTTTTCTACCCTATTTTAGATTGATACGGTGATGGCGCGCTAGGCGGGGAACGGTGGAGACATTAACAGGCTGAATGAGACGTCACATTATGCCGGAACGGCCGACTTCGAGGTTAGCTACGTTAtatttgtttagggtttagggttcatggTACTTTAACCAGTCCGATTTGATCACCGGTACTCCGCACTCTTGcgaatactgtagttcttcacaccctGAAGCACTGCCTCTCATCTTTTGAACCCGTGGCCGACCCGAAACTCTACACGGCCATCTGGGTTGTAATCCTCTTCACTTGTGTCAGAAAACGGAGTCCTCTCATGCATGGCGTTCAGATCTAAACTGTGATAGTGACTTGGCACTGCCGATAGCGTCGGAATTGGGTGAGGTGGTGGCAGGACATGGCGCGCCACATTCTGGGCAGGTGTCTCCGGAACAAACTCATCCTCATTTCCAATATCGGACGAATCACTGTCCGCACTGTCCGCCACGTAATCCTCGTACGACTCCTCCTCGCCCTCCTCTGCCTCATCTACTAGAATGACGACATGAATGGGCGGTGGTGCGAGAGGTCGGTCGTCCTGTACATAGGTCGAGTGTACGGAACTCCCACAACTACTATGTCCCACCTCGGCGGAAAGCTCCATTACCTGCTCCACCATGATCCTCCCATGGATGTTGAACATCAGTCGCACATGCTCGTCCCCTTGAAGTCAGAATAGTCGAAACCGGAAGACTCTGTTACCCATGGGTGCCAGCAACCTATACGCCACCCATCCGATCTCCCTCACTTCTGTACCACCAagcttgctcaatatcaaactcttcaaatccGACAATGTATTCACACGCTGAGTGCGAAACAATATCAGATTCCCACACTCAAATGTCACCTTGTTGTCGCCATTTCTCATACGATAATTAGGATAAACAAGCACAACTATGTATGGACTGTTACTGGCCATTGATGCCTTATTTTCGTGAGGAAAACCAGACCGAAAAAGGATAGAAAATATTTGTGGAGAATACCAACAgttacacatccttttatagcAGCTGTTAATTTGTCTTTCAtctatctcgtttatactgtaaacaagATGCACATtttatgtatctcgtttacagtgtaaacgagatatacacgttGCAGCTGACGTGTCTTATCTCATTtgcagtataaacgagataagactgtAGAATTTAAAtcgataattattttttaaattatttattttgataattcttatatttattttatttattaaaataaaaaattctcaaaaaggtctaatttttaaatttattttaatattttttaaatttaaattctattctATTAATATATCATAGtcattttaaatgataaaattaagttttaaacaaaaatatattttttaaaaaaaatagcaacaTAAAATCATGGTGTTTTCCCTGATAAAGTCATCGCTGAGTGCTGACCTAAAAAAGCAGAGTGAGGCAAACATCTTGGATCTTATAACATGGAGTAAACATATTTCCAATTAATAACTGTAACGTAACACTCCgttaataaatgaaaaattataaCGCTTCAATTTCATATATTTTAGTTATCCATTGGTATAGTTTGATAGAACAAAAATTAATCCCTGGCAGAGCGCAGatctaaacttttattttttgctaataaattattatatgcacaagataaaatttaaattctcaaGACTTActtaaatatacaaaataaaatttaaattctcaaTACTTGTTTAAATGAATAAAGTCTATTTAACcaattcaaattaattcaattttaaatataaacaCTCCAAATGTGTTAAATTTgtatttatacaaaaaatatatgagTTGATAATGCCACCAatccaaattaattcaatttCATATATAAACACTCCAAatatgttaaatttgaatttatacaaaaatatctaaattaaatgtgTATAACATTTACCTTtagatgagtattttggtgacataatatttatcctattttttattttatttaatatattttgtaatAAATAAATGTTAAACGAGACAGATTTAGACCCAATTTAGATAAATAACTTAACTAAATTCTTTTTGacaaaatagtttaaataataaataactatattaaaagtaacttataaataagttattttgtgtttaaatttttagctctaaaagtgcttattttatagaaatgtgataaaaaatagtaatattatgagagaagtcatttcttttaacttctttataagctcttaaataactttttagaaaactgtaatttgattttaaaaattgcaccagacattaatactactatttttcataaattaaaaataaaaaaaattacttttaaagcttCCAAATGGTCCCTTAGACTATTTTTTTTCTCCTAAACACTAGCCGTCGGAGACAGAATATACTTATTGCCTGATGATCATGCTACTTAAGGCCTaacacaaataattttttatctgtgCGCCTACAAAACATTGCTGTGAAGGCCTATGCTGGTACCCAACAAGAAGAAGCATATAGGATTCTGCCCTTCCAACCTTGTAGAAGCCATTTGCCATCAGCATGAAGCATGAAATCTTTATGATAACCTTCATTTCTCAACATATCCTTAAACTTCTCAATCATTTGTTCATCCAATGAAAGCTGCCTGAACCCTGCTCTTGTGTTCCTTACCTGCCATTTCTTGTAATTGTGTGGTCTCTCAATCCTCTCATTCCCTTCACAAGCCACAACATTCATCACTTCCTTCCCAAATATAGCTTCCTCATACATCAACCTTATAGGATCATCACGGGCAACAGTGTTATCAAGCATGTCAAACATTGCTGAGTAATGAAACATTGCCTCCTTAAACCTTGTCACGAAGAATGCAGCATCATAGTTACCATTTATAATGCCATGTACAAATACGTTTGGATTAGCCTTCCTTATTAACTCCAAAACAGAATCTCTAGGATTCTCCAACACAACTGTCTCATCATGCAGATTCTCAAATCTAAACATGCAATTCACAGCTACAAACTCATTCTCCCTTATCTTGAGATCCTCAACTTTGATTCTCTCCCATTTCTTTGCAACAACAGCATTGAACTCGAAAGGGACGTTGAATCGCTCGCAATACCTTGCTAAGCATTGCCCTGTTTGCTCAAGCTTCAAACCAGGCAGTGGATACTCTATCCCGGTTATGCGAAGCTTTGGAGGCCCACTGGGGAGTCTGGATAGGCGATATATAAGTCCAGGCCACTTGAAGCCATAGCGGATGCCAAATTCGACAATGTGAAGAGTTTGGACACCTTCCATGGCCGAATTGTCAATTGAGTTGATTGAGAACCTGATTCCAAACTTGTCAAATGGACAAGCTGATGCATACATTTGGTAGGCCTTGACCATATCAGAAGCAGAGGGCCTTTTTGTGGATAAGGCACTATGAATGTGTGTACCTGTCCCTGACATGCGTGCTTCGAGAGCATTTACAAAGTAATGGGACAATCTCTGAGTTGCATCACCTGTTGGAGAAGAATGCAGCTTAATCTGCATCAATAACTCTTTTGCCATTGGACGGTTATCAGAAGAAACTGCTTGTGCACATTGCATCAACAATGACCTCAGATCAATAACTTCATCGTCATTTTTGTCATTTCTTTTCCTTGCACGGCTCTTCTTACCGCGAGAGTCTTTGGGAACGCCTTCATCAGCTTGTGATGATCCTCTTCCCAATCCAGCTCCAAGAAGTACCTTATCAAAAAATTCGGATAGCTCAGTGTCATCCATGTACAATGCTGATTGCTTGCTACTGCTTCCCATGGACTCAGCAAGAAATTggacctcttcctcttcctcttcctcttcctcgaaATCATAATCGACTTCTTCAGTCTTAATCACCACCTGTCCTAATCCACTACTATTGTTTGTGGCAGTGAAGTCGCTTCTGTGGTTAGATTGGGGGGTGGTGGAGGATGGATTGGACTGAAAATTAAAGGTATCAGGAAAAGGTAAAGTGTTTGGCATCAATGGAATCATAGAAAGATCAAAACCGCTCCAGAAGTAGTCAGCAGAGCTGCTAGTATTGGTGGTGCCACAAGTGCTGCCAGAACTAATACTGCTATAACTATCCCCAGGGCTCTCCACATTGGGGTAGTAATTATGATGCTGGATAGAAGAAGAAGTTGAAGACGACAAAGTAGAGGCAGAAGAAGGATACCTCTGGCCAATGGCATCATAAAGTGATTTCTCAGCTGTTAGGAGAGCCGAGGAATGTTGGAACATGTTGTACTCTTCATCAATGTCTTCTTCCATAAGCATTTCATCTATGTACTTTAGGGCTGCAGCAGAGAAATCACTCTCATCAAAGGGAGCTGGATTTTCATCCCTATTAGTTGTGAAATCGGTGGCCGGATTTCCACCATGGCTTGGATCAGCCATCTAGCACGCGGCCTCAGACTCAAATGAGAAGCAGCAGGAAATTTAACCACTAAGCTATGAACTCATCTGCCGAAATAAATAGGTCATGAAATATAGAGAAATTCTTAGTTGTGCTAAGAGCAAATCAGtgtttttattattatgaaaTAATAATTGCCTTTCACATAAACATTATaagtctattattattttttctaaaatactaaTAACATAGAATTTAACTTCTAAATGGCAACATAAATAGCGCAGAGTAAGAACATTTATTTTCTCTAAGAGCACACAAGAAAAGAAATTTTCCTGAAGTATATTTAAGTAACAAGGATTTGTGTTAGGTACCTGAAGTTAGTTATAGCAGTGTTGCATGCTATACTATGGTAGTAGCAATAAATGGTTCTGGATTGCATGCATAGGAAAGTAGACTTTATAACATGTCTCTGAGGCAATCGCTTTCAAGGAGATGGTGAACCACTATACACATCATAGGACGTAGACTTGATTTTCATGTATGTTTCTAGAAACGAAAAACGGCTCCTTTTGTGTTCAAATTCTCAACAACAACAGAGATAATGCTCCCTCTGATCTTTTGTTGAAGAATTTTCACGTGTCAAAATGCTTATAAGGTTAATGAGATGGAAAATGGAAAGCATGTATGTGCGTTTCGTTATGTTATCCAATGCATCTAAACCCTATAATTGGAAGCAAACATTCAAAGTAATGTAACATATATACACATACCTTCCTTCCTCGGCACATATATGCGCCATAAATGGAAAGATATTCTGTGATGCAAACTGCAAAAGTAATTGACATATatattggattggattggattgaagTGGAGTGGAGTGAGTATGAATTATGAAAGGCATTAAGTTTGAGAGCGAGATTGGAAGATATTTATTTTACGAGGAAACAAGCTAAGGCGCGGCAATGTAGTGGTCATCACCGACCAGGTAGAGGTGCCGGCCACTTGCCACCTGGTTAGGGTTGAATTCAACGCTTGGAACTGTGTCTTTGGACGACGATGGAAGCTGATGtgttcatttcattcatcatcgtAGTATCTACAACACTCACCGGCCACCGCCATCATAGCTACTTAGCTAGGTTCCAGAAacgtactctctctctctctctctctctcctctcctctctctctctctctctctctctctctctctctctctctcgcataAGATAAGAATTAAGAAACGTGCAAAATTCTTCCATTTTCTTCCTGCCTCAGATACGTGCATGGAGCACTCTTAAAAAAttcaaacgatcataacttggcCCATTGCAACATAAGTTGGGC contains:
- the LOC112772674 gene encoding scarecrow-like protein 14; this translates as MADPSHGGNPATDFTTNRDENPAPFDESDFSAAALKYIDEMLMEEDIDEEYNMFQHSSALLTAEKSLYDAIGQRYPSSASTLSSSTSSSIQHHNYYPNVESPGDSYSSISSGSTCGTTNTSSSADYFWSGFDLSMIPLMPNTLPFPDTFNFQSNPSSTTPQSNHRSDFTATNNSSGLGQVVIKTEEVDYDFEEEEEEEEEVQFLAESMGSSSKQSALYMDDTELSEFFDKVLLGAGLGRGSSQADEGVPKDSRGKKSRARKRNDKNDDEVIDLRSLLMQCAQAVSSDNRPMAKELLMQIKLHSSPTGDATQRLSHYFVNALEARMSGTGTHIHSALSTKRPSASDMVKAYQMYASACPFDKFGIRFSINSIDNSAMEGVQTLHIVEFGIRYGFKWPGLIYRLSRLPSGPPKLRITGIEYPLPGLKLEQTGQCLARYCERFNVPFEFNAVVAKKWERIKVEDLKIRENEFVAVNCMFRFENLHDETVVLENPRDSVLELIRKANPNVFVHGIINGNYDAAFFVTRFKEAMFHYSAMFDMLDNTVARDDPIRLMYEEAIFGKEVMNVVACEGNERIERPHNYKKWQVRNTRAGFRQLSLDEQMIEKFKDMLRNEGYHKDFMLHADGKWLLQGWKGRILYASSCWVPA